Proteins from a genomic interval of Eschrichtius robustus isolate mEscRob2 chromosome 9, mEscRob2.pri, whole genome shotgun sequence:
- the SOD2 gene encoding superoxide dismutase [Mn], mitochondrial isoform X1, with protein MLCRAACSTSRKLVPALGALGSRRKHSLPDLPYDYGALEPHINAQIMQLHHSKHHAAYVNNLNIAEEKYRDALEKGDVTAQVALQPAIKFNGGGHINHSIFWTNLSPNGGGEPEGELLEAIKRDFGSFKNFKEKLTAISVGVQGSGWGWLGFNKEQGRLQIAACSNQDPLQGTTGLIPLLGIDVWEHAYYLQYKNVRPDYLKAIWNVISWENVTARYMAGQK; from the exons ATGTTGTGCCGGGCGGCGTGCAG CACGAGCAGGAAGCTGGTGCCGGCCCTGGGGGCTCTGGGCTCCCGGCGGAAGCACAGCCTCCCCGACCTGCCGTACGACTATGGCGCCCTGGAGCCCCACATCAACGCGCAGATCATGCAGCTGCATCACAGCAAGCACCACGCGGCCTACGTGAACAACCTGAACATCGCCGAGGAGAAATATCGGGATGCGCTGGAGAAGG GTGATGTTACAGCTCAGGTAGCTCTACAGCCTGCAATAAAGTTCAACGGTGGAGGCCATATCAATCATAGCATTTTCTGGACAAATCTGAGCCCTAACGGTGGTGGAGAACCCGAAG gggaGTTGCTGGAAGCCATCAAACGTGACTTTGGTTCCTTCAAGAACTTTAAAGAGAAGTTGACCGCCATATCCGTTGGTGTCCAAGGCTCAGGCTGGGGTTGGCTCGGTTTCAATAAGGAACAGGGACGCTTACAGATTGCTGCTTGTTCTAACCAGGATCCCCTGCAAGGAACGACAG GTCTTATTCCACTGCTGGGAATCGATGTGTGGGAGCATGCTTATTACCTTCAGTATAAAAATGTCAGGCCTGATTATCTGAAAGCCATTTGGAATGTAATCAGCTGGGAGAATGTAACTGCGAGATACATGGCTGGCCAGAAGTAA
- the SOD2 gene encoding superoxide dismutase [Mn], mitochondrial isoform X2: protein MQLHHSKHHAAYVNNLNIAEEKYRDALEKGDVTAQVALQPAIKFNGGGHINHSIFWTNLSPNGGGEPEGELLEAIKRDFGSFKNFKEKLTAISVGVQGSGWGWLGFNKEQGRLQIAACSNQDPLQGTTGLIPLLGIDVWEHAYYLQYKNVRPDYLKAIWNVISWENVTARYMAGQK from the exons ATGCAGCTGCATCACAGCAAGCACCACGCGGCCTACGTGAACAACCTGAACATCGCCGAGGAGAAATATCGGGATGCGCTGGAGAAGG GTGATGTTACAGCTCAGGTAGCTCTACAGCCTGCAATAAAGTTCAACGGTGGAGGCCATATCAATCATAGCATTTTCTGGACAAATCTGAGCCCTAACGGTGGTGGAGAACCCGAAG gggaGTTGCTGGAAGCCATCAAACGTGACTTTGGTTCCTTCAAGAACTTTAAAGAGAAGTTGACCGCCATATCCGTTGGTGTCCAAGGCTCAGGCTGGGGTTGGCTCGGTTTCAATAAGGAACAGGGACGCTTACAGATTGCTGCTTGTTCTAACCAGGATCCCCTGCAAGGAACGACAG GTCTTATTCCACTGCTGGGAATCGATGTGTGGGAGCATGCTTATTACCTTCAGTATAAAAATGTCAGGCCTGATTATCTGAAAGCCATTTGGAATGTAATCAGCTGGGAGAATGTAACTGCGAGATACATGGCTGGCCAGAAGTAA